The genomic interval TCAGATAACTTCTTCATTGTTCCGTTATCACGTAGTGCTTTTTCTGCACGATCAATTTCAGACGTTAATTCTGTCTTCTTCTTGCTCAACATTGGCGCTGCCCCCGTCAAATCAACATCCTTTGTTTCAATAGCTGTCAATTCTGTCTTCGGGTTAGACTTCTTGTAGATACTCCATGAATCATCAGAATTTAGAGTTACATCCGCTTTACCATTTTTCACTAATTCTAATGATTCGGCAAATCCTGGTGAAGCTACAATTTCAGCCCCTGCTTTCGCAGCAGCTTGTCCATAGTTAGATGAAGTTGTTTGTGCAGACTTTTTACCATCTAAGTCACTCAACTTCTTAATATCTGACCCCTTCTTAACGATTAGAATTGCTGGTGAATATAGGTAGTTTTCAGCAAATGAATAATGTTCTTCACGTGCAGGTGTTTTCCCCATATTGTTCATAACAACATCGTACTTATTAGCATCCAAACCAGCAATTAATGATTCGAACTTAGTTTCAACAAATACTGGCTTAACACCCATTTGCTTTGCAATTTCTTGTGCTAACTCAACTTCATATCCAGTTAAGTTTCCATCCTTATCCTTATAAGAGAATGGCACGTATGTTCCTTCAAGGCCGATAGTCAAGGCATTTGGATTAACCAATTCACCTTTGAATCCTGTTTCTTTGTTAGACTTTCCTCCAGCATTTAGCGCCCAAACAGCACTTCCTACCACAGCCGCAACAATAGCTAGTCCAGTCACACCACGTACAATTTTATTCATAATATATTCTCCTCGATTTTAGATCTAATTTAGTTTTTGTTCGTTGTCAAAATTAGCAACAGCAGCCCAATAAATTAGAGTCTGTACATCGATTGTGTTTATGATTTAAGATTGCCATAGCATGTCCACCTTCACTTATTTTTTTGTTAGTTTTGAAAACTTACAAAAAGTAACAAATTAAATATATCATATAACTTCCTTCTGCGAAACTGCTTAGAGTCGTATTTATACTTGATTTCAATGTACAACTTACTTATAATGAGTTGAATAAATCATTTAAAAAATGTAATTAATCAAGGGAGCCATCATGAGCCAACTAATGTCATCATTCATTATTTGTCTACACCTAGCGTAAGTTTACGTTAGGTTATTTGATGTTCCATATCAAAATCTCGTATTCAAGCGCTAACCGTCTTCTTACCGACGATTAGCGCTTTTTTGTTCCCTTTTAGAAAGGATCTAATCATGTTTGATTTTATTGCTACATATGCACCACAATTATTAGTGGCTGGATTAAAATATACAATTCCACTTGCGCTAATTTCCTTTGTTTTTGCATTGGTTATTGCATCAATTGTTGGAATCTTCCGTTCTTATACACCAAGCTTAGTAGGTTGGCGTAAGTTAGGTTGGACAATTATGCAACGACTACTTCAATTCTACGTTTGGATTTTTCGTTCTACTCCCATGCTAGTTCAACTATTTGTTGTCTTCTATGGATTACCAAAACTTGGTATTTCTTGGCTACAACCCTCTCCATGGGGTTCAGCAATCGCAGTCTTCTCATTGAATACCGGTGCGTATGCAAGTGAATCACTACGTGCCGCTATCGCTTCTGTGCCGGATACACAACGAGAAGCCGCGGAAGCTCTTGGAATGACTGATCAACAAATTTTTGGTCGTATCATTTTGCCACAAGCTGCGCGTATCTCAATTCCAACCTTAGCGAACTCATTTATCGCGTTGGTGAAGGACACTTCTCTAGCCTCAGTTGTAACGATTGTTGAAATGTTCTATCTATCTCAACAATTAGCTGCTGTTAACTTTGATCCTTTGAACATGTACCTACTGGTTGCGGCTATGTATGCCTTGTTTGTAAGTATCTTATCTATTCCGCAACGTTATCTACAACGTTGGGCAGATCGCTTTGTGAAGGGAGCCAACTAATATGTTAGAACTACAACACGTTAAT from Weissella ceti carries:
- a CDS encoding amino acid ABC transporter permease → MFDFIATYAPQLLVAGLKYTIPLALISFVFALVIASIVGIFRSYTPSLVGWRKLGWTIMQRLLQFYVWIFRSTPMLVQLFVVFYGLPKLGISWLQPSPWGSAIAVFSLNTGAYASESLRAAIASVPDTQREAAEALGMTDQQIFGRIILPQAARISIPTLANSFIALVKDTSLASVVTIVEMFYLSQQLAAVNFDPLNMYLLVAAMYALFVSILSIPQRYLQRWADRFVKGAN
- a CDS encoding transporter substrate-binding domain-containing protein, which codes for MNKIVRGVTGLAIVAAVVGSAVWALNAGGKSNKETGFKGELVNPNALTIGLEGTYVPFSYKDKDGNLTGYEVELAQEIAKQMGVKPVFVETKFESLIAGLDANKYDVVMNNMGKTPAREEHYSFAENYLYSPAILIVKKGSDIKKLSDLDGKKSAQTTSSNYGQAAAKAGAEIVASPGFAESLELVKNGKADVTLNSDDSWSIYKKSNPKTELTAIETKDVDLTGAAPMLSKKKTELTSEIDRAEKALRDNGTMKKLSEKYFDKDLTKNPDKK